The segment GAATGCCCACTGCGGCAACCTGATCGACCATGGCCCGCTGATTCTTGGCCCGCACCCCGGCATCGCGCAGCGACCGCTGGGCGGTCACCGTGGTCAACCGTTCGTCGGCCAGCCGCACCGGCGTGGGTGCGATCCGGGCCGCCAGGGCATCGGCCAGTTCGACGGCGTCCTGCGCTGAGGAACCCGACCGGTTCGCCAGCGTGCGCGGCAGGCCGACGACGACCTCGACCGCTTCCAACTCTTCGGCGAGGCGCACCAGCCGGCGTAGGTGCCGGCCCGACCTGTCCCGCTGGACGGTTTCCAGCGGGGTGGCCAGAATCCCGTCCGGATCGCTACCGGCGACCCCGATGCGCACGGTGCCGACGTCGATGCCGAGCCGGCGTCCCCGGCCCGGATCATCGGGACCGGGCCTGTCCGGCAGGCGGTCGGCAGCGTCGGGCACGGGTTAGCTCCGGGCGATCTCTGCGTGCAGCGCGGCCAATGCCGCGTCGATGCCCGCCGCCCCCTTACCCGAGCCCTGAGCCAGATCGGCCTTACCGCCCCCGCGGCCGTTGACCGCCGCGCCGAACGTCTTCACCAGATCGTTGGCGTTCAAACCAAGGTCCTGCGCGCTCTTGTTGACCGCGACCACGAACGGCACCGCGTCGTCCTCGCCGCCCGAATCGGCGATCAGGGCCACCACGGCCGGATCGGAGCCCAGCTTGCCGCGGATGTCGCCGACCAGGCTGCGCAGATCCGCCGCGGTGATCCCACCCGCCATCCGCTGCGCCACAAAACGCACCTTACCGACAAGCTGCGCACCGGCCGCGGCATTTGCGGCCGCGGCGCGCGCATTTGCCAGCCGCGCCTTGTCCAGTTCCTTCTCCGCGGCCCGCAGCCGTTCCACGAGGTTGGCAACGCGTGCCGGGACCTCGTCGGAGGGCACCTTCAGCGAGGACGCCAGGCCCGCCATCAGCGCGCGCTCCTTGGACAGATGCCGGAACGATTCCAATCCCACGTAGGCCTCGACACGGCGCACACCGGAGCCCACCGAGGATTCACCGAGCACGGTGACCGGGCCGATCTGTGCCGAGCTGCGCACGTGCGTGCCGCCGCACAACTCCAGGGAGAACGGTCCGCCGATCTCGACGACGCGCACCTCGTCGGGATAGTTCTCGCCGAACAGCGCCATGGCCCCCATGGCCTTGGCCTGTTCCAGACCGGTGTTGAAGGTGTGCACCGCGAAATCGGCCTGCACCGCCTCGTTGGCGACCTCTTCGATCTGTGCGCGTTGCTGATCCGACAGCGAGCCCTGCCAGTTGAAGTCGAAGCGCAGGTAGCCCGGCCGGTTCAGCGACCCCGCCTGGACCGCGTTGGGGCCCAGCACCTCTCGCAGCGCCGCGTGCACCATGTGGGTGCCGGAATGGCCTTGGGTCGCGCCGCGGCGCCACCTCTCGTCGACCTCGGCGGTGACCGTGTCGCCCTCGACGAACTCCCCGGACTCCACCGTGACACGGTGCGCCCATAGGGTTTTCGCAATCTTCTGCACATCGCCGACCGCGGCCTTGGCGGTTGCCGAGGCGCCGGTACCGGAGATGGAACCCTCGTCGGCGATCTGGCCGCCGGATTCGGCGTAGAACGGGGTGCGGTCCAGGATCAACTCGACCTGCTGGCCGACAGCGGCCTCATGGGACACCACCGGAACCCGCTTGCCGTCGACGAAGATGCCGAGAATGCGCGCCTGCGAACTCAGCTCGTCGAAGCCGGTGAACTCGGTGGGCCCGGCGTCGACGAGTTCGCGGTAGGCCGACAGGTCGGCGTGGGCCTGCTTGCGGGCCGCGGCGTCGGCCTTGGCGCGTTGACGCTGTTCGGCCATCAGGGCGCGGAAGCCCGCTTCGTCCACGCTCAGGTCGGCCTCGGCCGCCATCTCCAGGGTGAGCTCGATCGGGAAACCGTAGGTGTCGTGCAAGGTGAACGCGTCGCGCCCGGACAGCTTTTCGGCACCCGAGGCCTTGGTCGCGCGGGCCGCGTCGTCGAACAGCTTGGACCCGGAGACCAGGGTGCGGTTGAACGC is part of the Mycobacterium adipatum genome and harbors:
- the alaS gene encoding alanine--tRNA ligase; translated protein: MQTHEIRKRFLDHFVKAGHTEVPSASVILDDPNLLFVNAGMVQFVPFFLGARTPAYDTAVSVQKCIRTPDIEEVGITTRHNTFFQMAGNFSFGDYFKKGAIEYAWTLLTNPVEAGGYGFDPERLWATVYLDDDEAIGYWQEVAGLPMERIQRRGMADNYWSMGIPGPCGPSSEIYYDRGPQYGIEGGPEANEDRYIEIWNLVFMQNERGEGTSKEDFEILGPLPRKNIDTGMGVERVACLLQGVDNVYETDLLRPAIDLVAGIAPRGYGQGVHDDDVRYRIIADHSRTAAIIIGDGVSPGNEGRGYVLRRLLRRIIRAAKLLGVDDPIMAELMVTVRDAMSPSYPELATDFDRIQRIAVAEETAFNRTLVSGSKLFDDAARATKASGAEKLSGRDAFTLHDTYGFPIELTLEMAAEADLSVDEAGFRALMAEQRQRAKADAAARKQAHADLSAYRELVDAGPTEFTGFDELSSQARILGIFVDGKRVPVVSHEAAVGQQVELILDRTPFYAESGGQIADEGSISGTGASATAKAAVGDVQKIAKTLWAHRVTVESGEFVEGDTVTAEVDERWRRGATQGHSGTHMVHAALREVLGPNAVQAGSLNRPGYLRFDFNWQGSLSDQQRAQIEEVANEAVQADFAVHTFNTGLEQAKAMGAMALFGENYPDEVRVVEIGGPFSLELCGGTHVRSSAQIGPVTVLGESSVGSGVRRVEAYVGLESFRHLSKERALMAGLASSLKVPSDEVPARVANLVERLRAAEKELDKARLANARAAAANAAAGAQLVGKVRFVAQRMAGGITAADLRSLVGDIRGKLGSDPAVVALIADSGGEDDAVPFVVAVNKSAQDLGLNANDLVKTFGAAVNGRGGGKADLAQGSGKGAAGIDAALAALHAEIARS
- the ruvX gene encoding Holliday junction resolvase RuvX, yielding MPDAADRLPDRPGPDDPGRGRRLGIDVGTVRIGVAGSDPDGILATPLETVQRDRSGRHLRRLVRLAEELEAVEVVVGLPRTLANRSGSSAQDAVELADALAARIAPTPVRLADERLTTVTAQRSLRDAGVRAKNQRAMVDQVAAVGILQNWLDQRRSAVRVVDE